Within the Candidatus Aegiribacteria sp. genome, the region TATCATATTGCTATGAGTTTATCCGGAAAAATCCATATCTGTCAAGCTTTGAAATGAACTATCGACCGAAAGGAAGAGGAGTAATAAGGGCTGGAATATCCTCAAATGCGCCAATAAGGTGCTTCAGGAGTATTATGCGATATGTGGTATTGTTTTGAGACAATGGAGCAGTAAGCAATAAAATGAATAAATTATCTGAGTCTACACCTGCGAAGACCGTCTATTAGCGGATTGTTGCTTTCAAGGTTCTAGTTACGAGGGATTGCATAAAAGGATATTTCTCGTTAAAGCTCTTTTCTTGCGATCACTCTGCTTATGGCATGTTGATGCTGCACACCGCTCGACATGCAGTCGAATATCTCCTCTGTCGTGAACTCTATCCTCCAGTCATGATAATGAGTGAGCAATTCTCCGGATATCCAACTGTGAGAGGTTTGTTCTTCATCAGGCGCCCGGGCGATGAACGGTTTATTCACGAAAACGGACAGAGCGTTTATACCTCCGGGATTTGTGAACTGACGGTAGTTCCCGAGAACCTCCGGCCGGAGGTTCTCCGGAATGTACTGCAGCACCCCTGTGGAGAAGATGATGTCATATGTATCAGTCAATCGGAATTCATTAATATCAGCCAGGAACACATCAAGTGAGACCTCCGCTTTGCCCGCGAGCTGCCTTGCCTTCTCGATGCCAATGGGAGATATGTCGAACGCTGTGACGGTGTAACCCCTGCTTGCGAAGAATACAGCATCCCGACCTTCACCGCAGCCTACGTCAAGCAGTTTCAGCGGACGATCAGGCGGGATAATCTCAAGCACTCTGAAGCAGTTCGATGAAGGCTTCAGTCCCCAGTAATACTCGTCCTGATCGTACCTTTTATCGTATATGTTGTTCATGCGGATAGAATGCTAAACATTTGCAAATACCTGGACTAGACCTGTTGCCAGTTATTCCATGCAAGACGACAGAAATAAATAATTAGTATTCCCTGTATCCATGGGAATACAGGGTACCACCAGATGCCATTCTGGTCAGGATTAGCAAGAATAATATGAACAAGGATCGGTTGGAATATCATAAATGCGCCATCTACAACACCAAGGATCAATCCCCATTTGTTTCGCAAGAAGAGCAGTATTATGCCGATTACAAGCATTCCCGCAAATATCGGAACTGCTACCGTACCTGGTCCTCCCAATTTTATCGCCCCCGGTATCTCACGGACGATTTTGTGAACAAGTTGTATGAGCATCAGTGCTATTGCAGTCTGAATGTATATTGAGGGTAATACTTTTTTCTCCGCATTCATCCTTTTTCTCCCTTCTTGACGCTTAAGTCTTTTCTAACAACAGAAATATAGCAGGCTTCCTTTGTTCCCGCTGTTCCTGGCATCAGGCTCGGCATTCTGCCTTCTTTTCAATATCTAACAAAAAACAGGAATCAGATAAAGACCACCACCTACCGCGAAAGTAATTGTTAAAGCAATTGAAACTGAGTTTTTTCGATCGAAGAAAATAAGCTGCTCGGTAGCTCTCATTAACCAGAAGATTGAAATAAAAATCAGAACTATTTCTCCAAGTGGAGTAGATAAAAGTGCCTTTTGCTGAAAGAAAGAAACGTATGCAAAGAAAAGGAAAACGTAAATAAGCCGTAGATTCAAAACCTGCATTATTCCTCGATTGATTCGAGTTATTGATCGCAAATTGGTTTTCCATTTGAATATTTTCCAGAACATCACATGAAAGATAGCAAAACCAATACTGTAGATTGCACCGATTGTAAGTAGTATTTCACCCATTCGATCTCCTGTTCTTCTGATACCTGTTATCAGTCATATAACTATCCTGGAAAGTCATTCCGCTTCAATGTTATAAGTATTCAACTTGCTGATACGAAGGGTCGGCTGTTCTATAGTAGAACAGAAGCGCAGCGTACAGGATATCTAATTGCTGTTCATGTCCTGTTTCTGAACCGCTTAAAAAAGACATGTACTCGAAACCTGTTTCCGGATAAGGCAGAATATAGACATCGCTCCTTGTGAATATCCCCGCATTCGATGTGGTAGTATGCACCATTATTACGTTCTCTTGGGTGAGAACAACGTCTGTCTTGTCATACACATCCATATCGTATCTTATCTGAACCACCGCTGATATATCCTCATGTGGTATGATGTATTCTTCTACCTGCCTGATATTCTCAAACACAAGGAACACCAATCCGCTATCAACCCTTCTTTCCGCGGCATATGTATCGGTCAGGGGAACGCTTGAAAATGCTTCAGCCACATAATCCTGGTTGGCGACTTCATGATCTAAGGTTATAACAAAATCGATCCCTTCCACATCGCTGGGAGTTCTTACGATAAATTTGGAAGGTTGCTCATCTGTCATTTCCGGTACACCCAAGCTTTTACTTTGTGAACATGAGAGGACAATCAAGAACAGAAGGACCAGGGTCACTGCAGCTACACTTTCTTTCATTTTTCTCATTCTGATCCATTCAACACT harbors:
- a CDS encoding methyltransferase domain-containing protein is translated as MNNIYDKRYDQDEYYWGLKPSSNCFRVLEIIPPDRPLKLLDVGCGEGRDAVFFASRGYTVTAFDISPIGIEKARQLAGKAEVSLDVFLADINEFRLTDTYDIIFSTGVLQYIPENLRPEVLGNYRQFTNPGGINALSVFVNKPFIARAPDEEQTSHSWISGELLTHYHDWRIEFTTEEIFDCMSSGVQHQHAISRVIARKEL